From the genome of Nitrosomonas sp. Is79A3:
ATTCCGGTTAATCTCGGTAGCCATGCAATATACGTTCAGCAATTAAGGGGTATGCTTGAGAGCAGTCAAGCAAGTATTGCGCTGGCGAATATTGACTATATTAATTTTCTGGAAGAGGCTGCGGAAGAAACAGCCTGTATACAGTGGGTAGGAACACCAGGGAAGTTAAACGAGTTTCCTGCGATGAGTGTTGAACTACAGCCTAATTATCCTGATGAAACTGCGTACCTGCAATTTACATCAGGCAGTACGCGTACTCCTAGAGGAGTGGTTATTACTGAGCGAGCCTTGATGTGCAATTTACAAGGTATTGTATGTAATGGTTTGGAAATTAAACCTGACGATCGTTCTGCTTCTTGGCTGCCCTTTTATCACGACATGGGATTGGTTGGGTTAGTTCTGGCGCCAATGGTTACGCAAATCTCTGTTGATTATTTGGCGACACGGGATTTTGCAATCCGGCCCTTACAATGGTTACGGTTAATAAGCCGCAACCGTTGCACTGTTGCATTCAGTCAACCTTTTGGTCTTAAGCTCTGTACTTTACGTGTAAGGGAGTCTGATCTCAAAGATCTGGATCTCAGCAGTTGGCGAGCTGCAGGTATCGGTGCCGAGATGATTCGGCCAGAAACTCTGAGAAATTTTGCTGAAAAATTTGCATCGGCAGGTTTTGATGAGAATGCTTTTTTGCCTTGCTATGGCCTTGCGGAATCTACACTTGCCGTTACCTTTTCAAAAATTGGTAAAGGATGCAAAAGTATACAAGTTGATAGTAAAACGCTTATCGATAAGCGAATGGCCGCCAGATTGCAAGCGGATGGGCGTAAACAGAATGAATTTGTAAATTGTGGACGTCCGTTACCTGGTCATACCGTGAAGATAATCGATGAGGATGGTCAACAATTGTCAGAAATGATGGTTGGCAGTGTTTTAGTACAAGGCGATAGCGTGATGATGGGCTATTATAACAATCCAGAAGAAACTAACAAAGCACTTAAATCTGGTAATTGGCTGGATACCGGAGACATTGGATTTCTGTTTGAAGGTGATTTGTTTATAACTGGACGCCGTACAGATGTCATTATTGTTAACGGTCGCAATATTCGTGCGCAAGATATAGAAGAATTGGCTGAACAGCAACCGGAAGTCAGGTCGCGTGAGGCTTCTGCGTTTGGAGTGAATGATGAAGATGGCACAACGACTATTGTATTAGTCATTGAATGTAGACTCACTTCCGTAACTGAGCGGCAGTCACTGACAACCCGGTTGCAGCAGCTTGTTTATATGGCATTCGGGGTGAATTGTGTTGTTGAATTGGTTCCACCGCATACCTTGCCACGGACCTCATCTGGAAAGCTTTCACGTTTTGCAGCGAGGCAAGGTTATATACAGAGAACAAACCTGGCAGGTCAACTGTCTTTTGTAGAATCAGGTGACAGATAAGGGCGCATGCCAAAAATAGTTGCCGTAACAGGCGCTACTGGGTTCATTGGCAATGTGCTGGTGCAAAGGTTGATTCAAGATGGGTGGACAGTTCGTGCACTCACACGGTTGCATCGCTCATCCGATAGTGAATCCATTCAATGGATTCGAGGCGATTTAGATAATTTAACTGCGCTACATCAGTTGGTTAATGATGTGGCGTTTGTTATTCATTGTGCTGCAACGGTAAGAGGGAGTTCTTTTCAAGAATTCGCACATACGAATATCGAAGGTACCAGAAATATTTTACGTGCCATTACTGGACAGAAACAATTACCTCGCTTCTTGTTAGTATCGTCCTTAGCTGCAAGGCAACCCGAATTATCTTGGTATGCCCGAAGCAAGTATTTGTCTGAGATTCAGGTAATTGAATATTCAGAGCAATTACAATGGACGATATTACGTCCCACGGCTGTTTATGGTCCTGGCGATAAAGAACTAAAACCACTCTTTCAAGCGATACGCCGCGGGCTGCTTCCCGTCGTCGGGAAAATTCATAACCGGTTTGGGTTAATACATGTATATGACCTGGTTGCGGCTATTCAGATTTGGCTAGCTTCTTCCAGCCCATCGGTTAAAGGGGTGTTTGAGCTTGACGATGGAATGCCTGGCGGGTACAGCTATCAGAGTTTGGCTGTCCTGGCGCAGCAGGTGTGGAAGCGCCCTGTTCATTGCATCCCTATACCGGATTTTCTAATCCGGAGTATCGCATTGTCAAATCTATGGCTTGCCCGGTTATTCCACTATTCCCCCATCCTGACTCCAGGAAAAGTTAATGAGTTACAACATGGCGACTGGGTATGTGATAATGCTCCTTTAACCCAAGCTCTTCCAGCATGGCAACCGAGTATACGTTTACAAGACGTTTTATCTGAAGTAATCTAGATTTAAAATTTAACTATTCTGAATTAACTTATGACTGAAAGTAATTACGATGAGATCATGAAATTGCTCTGTGATCGGCTAAGTAGTTTGACCAATTCTGATGCTCAGATAATTCCTGAAACGAACTTGATTAGCCAGCTATCGATTGATTCTATTAAACTACTTAACCTGATTATGGAAATTGAAGACACATTTGATGTTTCAATTCCCATTAATGCATTGACAGATATTCAAACCGTACGAGAATTGGCTGACTTGGTACATAAAATAAAATCTGCTTCATAATGAATTTACTTGAAAAATTAGACGCAGCAGCTGCTGCAAGAAAATCACTATTGCCTAATGGTGTGGGTGCGTTTGGTATACCGATTGAAGAAGTTTTTTCAGCGACGGAAGCTAGAATTGGAGATCGCCGTGTGCTCCTGCTCGGCACTAATAATTATTTGGGCTTAACCTTCGCACCTGAATGTATTCGTGCAGCGCATGAAGCAATTGACAAAGAAGGCACAGGTACTACGGGCTCTCGGATGGCAAATGGCAGTTATTTTGGTCACCGTGCCTTGGAAAGAGAATTCGCTGATTTTTATCAATGTAGCTCCGGCATTGTTTTTACTACTGGTTATCAAGCTAATTTAGGTACTATTTCTGGTCTAGTAGGTCCTGGCGATACTGTATTGATTGATGGAGATTCTCATGCAAGTATCTATGACGGGTGCATCCTCAGTGGCGCAGATATCATTCGCTTTAAGCATAATGATATGGTTGATATGGAAAAACGACTGCGTAGACTGGGCGATCGAGTTGAAACAACCCTGATTATTGCTGAGGGGATCTATAGTATGCTTGGTGATCAAGCACCTTTAGCTGAAATTGTTAAATTAAAGAATGCATATAATTGCATTCTACTTCTCGATGAAGCACATTCATTGGGTGTATTGGGTGAAACTGGTCAGGGTCTCGTGGAAAAAACGGGGTTGTTAAAAGAAGTCGATTTTATTACCGGCACCTTTAGCAAAAGTCTTTGTAGTATCGGTGGATTTTGTGTGAGCAATCATCCGCAACTTGAA
Proteins encoded in this window:
- a CDS encoding acyl carrier protein: MTESNYDEIMKLLCDRLSSLTNSDAQIIPETNLISQLSIDSIKLLNLIMEIEDTFDVSIPINALTDIQTVRELADLVHKIKSAS
- a CDS encoding NAD-dependent epimerase/dehydratase family protein; this translates as MPKIVAVTGATGFIGNVLVQRLIQDGWTVRALTRLHRSSDSESIQWIRGDLDNLTALHQLVNDVAFVIHCAATVRGSSFQEFAHTNIEGTRNILRAITGQKQLPRFLLVSSLAARQPELSWYARSKYLSEIQVIEYSEQLQWTILRPTAVYGPGDKELKPLFQAIRRGLLPVVGKIHNRFGLIHVYDLVAAIQIWLASSSPSVKGVFELDDGMPGGYSYQSLAVLAQQVWKRPVHCIPIPDFLIRSIALSNLWLARLFHYSPILTPGKVNELQHGDWVCDNAPLTQALPAWQPSIRLQDVLSEVI
- a CDS encoding aminotransferase class I/II-fold pyridoxal phosphate-dependent enzyme, translated to MNLLEKLDAAAAARKSLLPNGVGAFGIPIEEVFSATEARIGDRRVLLLGTNNYLGLTFAPECIRAAHEAIDKEGTGTTGSRMANGSYFGHRALEREFADFYQCSSGIVFTTGYQANLGTISGLVGPGDTVLIDGDSHASIYDGCILSGADIIRFKHNDMVDMEKRLRRLGDRVETTLIIAEGIYSMLGDQAPLAEIVKLKNAYNCILLLDEAHSLGVLGETGQGLVEKTGLLKEVDFITGTFSKSLCSIGGFCVSNHPQLEQLRYISHPYIFTASPSPATIASTRAALVLLSKGSDLRKQLWANCTQLYSQLKETGYLLGPDPGPVIAAVLDTPQQALRLWQSLLEHNIYVNLILPPAAPEGKSLVRCSVNAAHTPEQIKYVGDTFATLYSKI
- a CDS encoding fatty acyl-AMP ligase translates to MSSTITKLNAPLTQAFDFQPSSELQLTPTPTLNTLTQQLAGFDTLTSALEYAAEGITGYNFYDAKGNLRSVLPYSVLRQNARILAQRLFGFGLLRGSRVAIIADTSPEFVELFFACRYAGLVPFAMPIPVNLGSHAIYVQQLRGMLESSQASIALANIDYINFLEEAAEETACIQWVGTPGKLNEFPAMSVELQPNYPDETAYLQFTSGSTRTPRGVVITERALMCNLQGIVCNGLEIKPDDRSASWLPFYHDMGLVGLVLAPMVTQISVDYLATRDFAIRPLQWLRLISRNRCTVAFSQPFGLKLCTLRVRESDLKDLDLSSWRAAGIGAEMIRPETLRNFAEKFASAGFDENAFLPCYGLAESTLAVTFSKIGKGCKSIQVDSKTLIDKRMAARLQADGRKQNEFVNCGRPLPGHTVKIIDEDGQQLSEMMVGSVLVQGDSVMMGYYNNPEETNKALKSGNWLDTGDIGFLFEGDLFITGRRTDVIIVNGRNIRAQDIEELAEQQPEVRSREASAFGVNDEDGTTTIVLVIECRLTSVTERQSLTTRLQQLVYMAFGVNCVVELVPPHTLPRTSSGKLSRFAARQGYIQRTNLAGQLSFVESGDR